From Agrobacterium vitis:
AGATGATCGTGAAGCCCATACCGCTGGTTTTCAGGCTGAGGTAGCAACTGAAGCAACCCGCCATCATTCCGATCAGAATCGGCACCCATCGACGCGCCTGGGCGATCTTGTCAGGGCGGTAAACGATCAGGTCGTAGATCAGAAACAGGATGGCAGCCGCGATCACCCCGCCCAGCACGGGCGAAATCACCCAACCGAGCGTGATGGTGGCGATGGTCTGCCAATTGACGGCAGCGGTGCCCATAGCCGAGGCGGCGGCCCCCATGACGCTGCCGACAATGGAATGGGTCGTGGAGACCGGGGCATTGGCCCAGGTGGCGAGATTGATCCAGAGGGCTGCCGCCAGCAGCGCAGCCATCATGATCCAGATAAAGGTTTGCGGATTTCCAACCAGGGATGGCGCCAGGATACCTGAGGAAATCGTATCGGTGACTTCGCTTCCGGCAATCATTGCCCCGGCAATTTCGAAGAATGCCGCCATCACCAAGGCGCCGGTCATCGTCATGGCCCGGGCGCCCACCGCCGCCCCGACATTGTTGGTCACGTCATTGGCGCCGATATTCAGCGCCATGTAGCCAGCAAGTGCGGCTGCGGCAATGATGATGGCGGAGCCCGTCCGATCTGCTGCAAACCCGAGCGCGAAAACCGCGGCAAAGATCAGGAAGATCAACGCCATGCCATAGGGAGCAGCGCCTCGCGCCACGTGCTGGGCTGCGCGCTCCAGCAGAGTCAGCCGGTCGAGATCCTTGTCCAGCATTGGTCGGGCGTGTTTTGGAGGCTTGCTCATGCTTGGCGTGCTGGTTCTATTATTGGAGGGGCCACACGGGTAAAAACCGATGTCGCACTCGTGGGAGAGGCCCGAAGAGGAAGGACTGATATGCGGCGCACTCTGGTTACTGTGGCCGCACGGTGCTTTAGCGCATAATTGCCTGGGTCGGAATTGATTTAAAATGTGTCAGATAAAAAGTCGAACCCGAATTTTCTGACAGTCTATCCAATAACAGGCACTGGCCAACAGCTCTCTCTTTCTATCGCAGGAAATGTCTTCTCTATCGACAGTACCGCGAAATGCCTATCGGACCAGGTAGGAAGACAATAGCGGCTTGTTGTGACCGTAAGACGTCATTTATCGGCAAATCAGCCCGTTTTTGCGGCATTGCGCTGGCGTGACAGGGAAAGAAGATGAAAAAGCCGTTTTAATTGTGGTTCCTGCACGCGGCTAGCGGCAACGTCGCAGCCCACCCATTCCAATATGCGGGTGCCTTTTTCCGGATAATCGTCAACAAACTCGCGCACTTCCAGCAGGTAGACCTTCACCTCGCACGGGATTTTCAGCCCGTCCGGCATGCCTTTCATATAATGATAAGAGCCGAAACTGGTTTTGGCGATCTTTCCCTTGACGCCAGCCTCCTCGTAAGCCTCACGCTGTGCCACCAGATGCGATTTTTTCGAGCCCATGGGCCAGCCCTTGGGAATGACCCAGCGCCCGGTGTCGCGGCTGGTAATCAACAGCACTTCCAGAAGACCCGCTTCGGTTTCGCGATAGCAAAGCGCGGCAAATTGCTGCTTCGGCGGGCGCCGAAACATCAATTCCAAATCCGACACGATGCGTTGTAAAATAGCCAATGCGTAAATCCGTATTTTTGATTATCTTAATATAATTGATTCCCGCAGAGGTTGGTAGCTGTTTCGTTGAACGGGAAAAAATTCGCGGCAGATAAGCCGAGTCGTTCATCATAGAACTCATGAATGCCTTCATGCAATTGTCATGAGGAGCTGTCTGTCATGCGTCAATCGCAATGCGGCGTCCTCATCCTGGCGTATTAGAACGATTGGGCCTTGCCCGCCTGCCGAAAACCAAAGCGATTCGGTGATTACGCATTAGTGCCGCGAATGGTGGATATTCGCATGGCTGCGAAAATTTGGTTCTAATCGTCTTGTTTGTTGCGCCATGTGGGCGTTTTCTTCGATTACACCAAAAATAATTCCTAAATATGACCTTATTTGCGTTTTTGCCAAAGGTCGCTTCTTTTGCGGTTCATTCAGGCTCCTTATGGTGCGCGCGTTTTGAAAGAGAAGACGATGGCAAAGAAAGCTGCTGCGAAATTCGATCGTGCCGGGCTGGCTTCGCTTGGCGCAGAAAAACTGGCGGAGATCCTGCTGGATGAGGCCAGCGCCAATAAAGCCTTGAAACTGCGCTTGCAAGCAGCGCTTGCCGGGGCAGCGGGATCGACGAAAGTGCTTGCCCGGATCGACAAGCGCCTGGATCAGATCGAAGGCTCGGCCTCCGGCATTACCGCCAACCGCGCGCGAGAACTATCCACCGAGCTGGGCGGTATGATGCGAACCATTGGCGGCGAGCTTGGCGATGATCCGGTTGCCGCAGCCGAGCGCATGGTGCGATTGATGTCCGTGATGTTGGGGATGACGCATCGCTTATACGACCGCAGCGCCAAGCTGGAAAAACTGTCGGAAGAGATTATTGCTGCCGCAGTTTCGATGATTGCGGCTTTGCCAGAGGCAGGTCAGGTCATGCTGGTTCCGGCCCTGGAAAAGGTCCGGGCTGCTGACAAGCACCACGAGCTGGGCGATGTCTTTTCACAAGTGATGGCAGTGCTTGGCACAGCCGCCGCCGATAGCTGGAAGCAATTGCTGGAAGGAGCGCTCAAGAACAATCGTTCGCCACACCACATCCTGCAACTTCTCCAGGATCTCGCCGTGAAGCGGCAGGATTTCGATGAGGTGATCCGGTTGGAAGAGGCGAAGCCGGAACTCTATCAGGATAGTCTTGTCCTCGCGCATCTGCTGTTTGACGCCCAGCGGTTCGAGCAGGCGCTCGAGTGGGTGCGCAGAAAGCCAAAGGGCATGCGTGTCATCCGCATCGGCGGGATGACGGCAGCGGCTGGCCCGGACTATGGCGTGCAGGAGCGTAAACTGCTGGAGGCCGATATTCTCGAGCGCCTCAAACGGCGCGGAGATGCCCAGGATTTGCGCTGGCAGGAGTTTTGCGAGACATTCGAGCCAGACGTGCTGCGGACCTATATTGCCAAGCTGGACGATTTCGCCGAATTCGAGGAGATGGACAAGGCGCTGGATCTGGTGATGAACAGCAAGGATGCCTATAAATCCCTGTGGTTTCTGATCGGCTGGCCAAAGCTCGATCTTGCCGCGCGGCTGGTGATTGACCATGCCCAGGACTGGGACGGTCGCCAATATGAACTGCTTTCCACCGCAGCGGAGAAGCTCTCGGAAGAGCAACCGGAGGCGGCAACGGTGCTTTACCGGGTGCTGGTCAGTGACATTCTCAAGCGCAGTGCGTCACAAGCCTATCACCATGCTGCGTCCTATCTCGTGGCATTGGCCGATCTGGTGCCGCGTGTTTCGGCCATTAACGGCCAATACGATCATGTCAGGTTCATGCAGAGCCTGAGACTAAAGCATGCCAAGAAATATTCGTTCTGGATGCTGCTGCCCGAAGAGCTTCGCTGACAAAGTCTTGAGGTGGCAGCAAATGGCAGACCGGGAGGATGCCGGTCTCCGCACGGTTTTCATTTGAGGAATTGCCTGACGGAGATAAGGTACTGCATCTGAGCGGCGCTTCGGGAGGACTGGATGGCCGATACCATTGAATTTCTAAAGCCCGATGCTGGCATTCTCGATCGGCGTGACCGGATCGTCGCCGAGCTGTCGGCAATCCTGCCGAGGGAAAGGCTGATCCATAAGCCACGAGAGCTGGTGCCTTTCGAAACCGATGGGTTTCTGGCCTATCGCCGCCAGCCGCTCTGTGTCGCCCTGCCCGAAACCACGGCACAGGTGGCTGCCGTGATGCAATACTGTCATCGCCATAAGCTGCCGATCGTGCCACGCGGCGCGGGTACCTCGCTTTCCGGCGGCGCTATCCCCCAGGAGGATGCGGTGGTGATCGGCTTGTCGGCCATGACCCGAATTCTCGACATTGATTTCATGAACCGTACCGCCATTGTTCAGGCCGGCGTGACCAATCTGGCAATTTCCGAGGCGGTCGGGCCACAGGGATTTTTCTACGCGCCCGATCCCAGTTCGCAGCTGGCCTGCACGATTGGCGGCAATATCGGCATGAATTCCGGTGGCGCCCACTGTCTGAAATATGGCGTGACCACCAATAATCTTCTCGGCGTGAAGATGGTGCTGATCGATGGCACGGTGATTGAACTGGGCGGCAAGGCACTCGATAGCAGCGGTTACGATCTGCTTGGCCTGATCTGCGGGTCGGAAGGCCAGCTCGGTATCGTCACCGAGGCGACCGTGCGGCTGCTGGCCAAGCCGGAAGGCGCGCGTCCGGTCTTGTTCGGATTTGACAGTGCCGAGGCCGCTGGCACTTGCGTTGCCGATATTATCGGAGCAGGCATCGTGCCGGTGGCAATGGAATTCATGGACAAGCCCGCCATCGAGATTTGCGAGGCTTTTGCCCATGCCGGTTATCCTATGGATGTCGAGGCGCTGCTGATTATCGAGGTCGAGGGATCGGACGCTGAGATGGAGGCGATGTTGGCCGATATCTGCGAAATCGCCCGCCGCCATGGGGTGAAAACCATCCGTGAAAGCCAGTCGGCGACGGAAGCAGCCCTGATCTGGAAAGGACGCAAATCCGCCTTCGGGGCAACGGGCCGGATTGCCGATTATATCTGCATGGATGGCACGGTGCCGCTCAGTCAATTGGCCTATGTTTTGAAAAAGACCTCCGAAATCATCGACCGTTACGGCCTGCGGGTTGCAAATGTCTTTCATGCTGGCGATGGCAATATGCATCCTCTGATCCTCTACAATATCAACGACCCCGAAGATGCGGCCAAGGCCGAGGCAGCGGGCAATGAAATCCTCAAGCTCTGCGTCGATGCCGGTGGCTGCCTGACCGGCGAGCATGGCGTCGGCATCGAAAAGCGCGACCTGATGCACCATCAGTTTTCCAAGGACGATCTTGCCCAGCAAATGGCGGTCCGTGCCGCGTTTGACCCGGATTGGCTGCTCAACCCCAGCAAAGTCTTTCCGCTGGAGGGCCGTGCGTGAGCAGGGTTCTGGTGCCGCAAACGGAAGACGAGGCTGGGGCGATCATTGCCGAGAGCGCCGCGACGGGCAGGACGCTTGCCATCAAGGGCGGCGGCACGCGCTCAGGCTTCGGCAATCGCCTGGAGACGGATGCGATACTGTCATCCACCGGGCTTTCCGGGATAATTGCCTATAATCCGGCAGAAATGGTGCTGACGGCGAAAGCCGGGACACCGATGGCCGAGATCGAGGCGGCGGTGACTGAGAAGGGCCAGTCGCTGGCCTTCGAGCCACCGGATCATCGCGGTTTGATGGGGACGACAGGGGAACCGACAATTGGTGGCGCCTTCAGCGTCAATGCTTCAGGACCTCGGCGCTTTGTGGCAGGGGCGGCGCGCGATCACCTGCTGGGTGTCCGTTTTGTCAATGGCAAGGGCGAGGCGATCAAAGCAGGCGGGCGGGTGATGAAGAATGTCACCGGGCTCGATCTGGCGAAACTTCTGGCCGGTTCGCACGGCACGCTTGGGTTTTTGACGGAAGTCACCTTCAAGGTTCTGCCGCGTCCGCGCCTGACACAAACCGTTGTGGTTTCAGGTCTTGACGATGCGGCCGCCGCCCATGCCATGGCCGTCGCGCTTGCCATGCCGGTCGAGGTGACGGGTGCCGCCCATCTGCCGGAACTGGTTCGGCCACGCCTGATCGACGGAAATCTGCCGGATGGGCCAGCCACGGTATTGCGGCTGGAAGGGCTGCCCGCCTCAGTTCGCGAGCGAACGGAAAAACTGCTGGCAGTGATGGAACGGCTTGGACCCGCCTCGTTGCTGGATGAGCCGCAAAGCCTTGTTCTTTGGCGTGAAATCCGTGATGTACGCCCCTTTACGGCCATGTTGGCCAAGCCGGTCTGGAAAGTCTCCGTCGCGCCGACCGCAGGCCATCACCTGGTCGCTGGTCTGCGCCTGCATGCGGCGATTGACGCCTTCTACGACTGGCAGGGCGGCCTTGTCTGGATGCAGATGGAGGCGGATACCGATGCAGACCTTGTTCGCGCTGGCATCAAAGCCCTGGGCGGAGGCCACGCGACATTGATGCGCGCCAGTGAAGCACAAAGGGTGTCGGTTGATGCTTTTGAGCCGGAAGAGGCCGCCGTCGCACTGTTGTCGAAGCGGTTGCGGGAGAAATTTGACCCGTCGGGGGTCTTTAGTCCGGGGGGTATCGGGGCAGGTTTGGCCAGTCAGCGAGCAGGAAGCGGTAGATAATGCAGACGAATTTCACGCTGGCCCAACTTGCCGACCCAAAAACCGCAGAAGCCGAGAGCATATTGCGCCGCTGCGTGCATTGCGGCTTCTGTACCGCGACCTGTCCCACCTATGTCACGCTTGGCAATGAGTTGGACAGTCCGCGCGGGCGCATCTATCTGATCAAGGATATGCTGGAAAACGGGCGGGCGGCGGATGAGGAAATCGTCACGCATATCGACCGATGTCTGTCCTGCCTGGCCTGTACGACGACCTGTCCCTCCGGTGTCGATTACATGCATCTAGTCGACCATGCGCGCAACCATATCGAAAATACCTATAAGAGGCCGCTTGCCGACCGGTTGATCCGCACGCTGCTGGCGGCGGTGCTGCCCTATCCGGGGCGTATGCGGGTGGCACTGGCTTTTGCCCGGCTCGGACGGCCTTTTGCACCGCTGATGGAGCGTGTTGCCGCCTTGAAGCCGATGGCCGCGATGTTGCGACTGGCCCCTCAGGATGTGCCTTATCCATCGCCCATCTCACGTCCGGGCTTGCATTCGGCGCGGGGCAATCGCAAAGGCCGGGTGGCGCTGCTGACCGGCTGTGCCCAGTCGGTGCTCGATCCTGGTATCAATGATGCAACTGTTGCGCTTTTGACCCGGCTCGGCATCGAAGTCGTCGTTCCCAAGGGGGAGGGCTGTTGCGGGGCGCTGGTGCATCACATGGGGCGTGAGACGGACGCGCTTGCCGCAGCCCGGCGCAATATCGATGCCTGGATGGCCGAGATCGGATCGGGTGAGACAAGTGGGTTAGATGCCATTGTTATCACCACATCCGGCTGTGGCACCACCATCAAGGATTACGGCCATATGCTGCGCCATGACCCGGTCTATAGCGCCAAGGCTGCCCGGGTTTCAGCGCTTGCGAAGGATGTGAGCGAGTATGTCGCCGGTCTGGATCTGGCGCAGCAGGCGGATAGGGGCGTGACCGTTGCCTATCATTCCGCCTGTTCGCTGCAACATGGCCAGAAGATAACGGCCCTGCCGAAATTACTGCTGAAAACGGCGGGCTTTACGGTCCGCGATCCGGCGGAAGGGCATTTATGCTGCGGCTCGGCCGGAACCTATAATATTCTCCAACCGGAGATTTCGCAGCAATTGAAAGCCCGCAAACTGCGCAACATCCAGGCCGTCAACCCGGATGTCATCGCTGCCGGCAACATCGGCTGCATGACCCAGATCGGTTCGGGAACCGACATCCCTGTCGTCCACACTGTCGAGTTGCTCAACTGGGCGTTTGGCGGAGAAAAACCCCAGAAATTAAAGGATTTATAATCGCAGTATGCAAGGATCGGTTTTTTAGCAACCCTGTTGCTGGGTCCTGTCTGGAGGCCGGGCGATGATAAACCGATTTGTATTGATCCTGAATGAAGCCGTGGTGATTTTGGCCTGCCTGACACCAGGGGCAGAGGCCATGGATCGCTATTATTGCGCGGTGGATGATGGCCAACTGAAATTGTCGATTGAGGCCGCTTTCAAGGAAGAGCCAGGCTGGCCGTTGGGAAACCTTCGCGGCGTCATGGTGTTCAAGCCGGGGCAGGGCGTGTCGGGTGAGGGCAGGACAGTGACCGGCGCGGTTCGGCTCGCCATGGCTGACATGGTGCAATCCAGGCGTAATGATCGGAGCTTTCAGCTCCGCACCTCATCCACCTCGGGCGATGGTGGGCAAATCATGAGTGTCGACATAGTGTTGAACGCCAGCATGCAGGGAGAGGATATCAACCGTTTTGCTGGCAGCTATGCCGTGACCGTGCGCCCCCAAGGCAACACCAATCCCGCTGCCGCAGTGGAGCGGGATGGCGCGTTGAATTGCAAGCGTTTCTGATCAGGCCAGCTTGATCAAGATCGGCCTCACAGCGGGCGCGGAGGAATATTCAGGCCTTTTTGGCTGGCGGGACGGGCTTCGCCGCGAGCTGCCCAATCCATGACGGCAGGATAATTGGTGAGGCCAATGACCTCGGCGGCTTCATAACCAGCGGTAATGCAACGCACCCAGGGCCAGGTGGCGATATCGGCAATGCTGTACTCGTCACCGGCAAGCCACGGGCGGTGAGCAAGTTCTGCTTCGAGCACGGACAGCAAGCGGCGGGTTTCGTCGCGATAACGCTCCATCGGGTAGGAATTGTTGGCGACCTTATCGGCGGCATATTTGTAGAAATGGCCGAACTGGCCAAACATCGGCCCGACGCCGCCCATCTGGAAGAACAGCCATTGCAGGACGCTGTAGCGGCCCGGGCCGTCCTTTGGCAAAAGCCGTCCGGTTTTTTCGGCCAGATAGACCAGAATGGCACCCGATTCGAACACGCCAACCGGTTTGCCGTCCGGCCCATGCGGATCGAGGATGGCCGGGATGCGGCCATTCGGATTGAGTGAAACGAATTCCGGCGATTTCTGCGAATTATCGGAGAAAGTCACCAGATGCGCCTCATAGGGCAGTTCCAGTTCTTCCAGAGCAATCGATACCTTGACGCCATTCGGCGTCGGCAGCGAATAAAGCTGAATGACCTCTGAATTCTGTGCAGGCCAGCGCTGGGTGATCGGGAATGAAGAAAGATCGGTCATGACAATATCCTGATTAAGGCCAAGGGACCGGAGGCGCACACGCATCCTTGCCTTGCTGATCGAGAAAGCTCATTGTTCTCAAATTGTGAACGATACGTCAAATATTGTCCACCTATCTGAAACAGTAGAGATATGGGAAAACGGCTTCACAGTTTTCTAACCAATTTGCGTCCCGCAGTCATCACACTGGAGCCTTCCATGTCAAATACCAATAACGCGATCCTTCTGGTCGCCAGAATTCTTCTCTCCTTCATCTTCATTCTGTCTGGCTTTGGCAAACTGACCGATCCGGCTTCCACGGCGGGTATGATCACCGGCGCCGGACTGCCTGCTGCGACGGCTCTGGCCTATCTGGCCGGTGCCTTCGAACTGATCACCGGTCTTTCCGTCCTCGTTGGCTTTCAGACGAAGATTGTCGGCTGGGCTTTGGCGCTGTTTTGCATCTTCACCGGTGCGGTTTTCCATAGTGGCACGGTTGCCGTTCCCGGCTGGCCGGATGCAGCACTCGGCTGGATCAACACACTGAACGGTATCATGATGATGAAGAACTTCACCCTTGCCGGCGCCTATATCCTGCTGGCAACGGTTGGAGCCGGTGCCTACTCGCTCGACGCCCGTCGCGGTGGCAAATTGGCGA
This genomic window contains:
- the glcF gene encoding glycolate oxidase subunit GlcF, which encodes MQTNFTLAQLADPKTAEAESILRRCVHCGFCTATCPTYVTLGNELDSPRGRIYLIKDMLENGRAADEEIVTHIDRCLSCLACTTTCPSGVDYMHLVDHARNHIENTYKRPLADRLIRTLLAAVLPYPGRMRVALAFARLGRPFAPLMERVAALKPMAAMLRLAPQDVPYPSPISRPGLHSARGNRKGRVALLTGCAQSVLDPGINDATVALLTRLGIEVVVPKGEGCCGALVHHMGRETDALAAARRNIDAWMAEIGSGETSGLDAIVITTSGCGTTIKDYGHMLRHDPVYSAKAARVSALAKDVSEYVAGLDLAQQADRGVTVAYHSACSLQHGQKITALPKLLLKTAGFTVRDPAEGHLCCGSAGTYNILQPEISQQLKARKLRNIQAVNPDVIAAGNIGCMTQIGSGTDIPVVHTVELLNWAFGGEKPQKLKDL
- a CDS encoding NUDIX hydrolase, with protein sequence MFRRPPKQQFAALCYRETEAGLLEVLLITSRDTGRWVIPKGWPMGSKKSHLVAQREAYEEAGVKGKIAKTSFGSYHYMKGMPDGLKIPCEVKVYLLEVREFVDDYPEKGTRILEWVGCDVAASRVQEPQLKRLFHLLSLSRQRNAAKTG
- a CDS encoding inorganic phosphate transporter; its protein translation is MSKPPKHARPMLDKDLDRLTLLERAAQHVARGAAPYGMALIFLIFAAVFALGFAADRTGSAIIIAAAALAGYMALNIGANDVTNNVGAAVGARAMTMTGALVMAAFFEIAGAMIAGSEVTDTISSGILAPSLVGNPQTFIWIMMAALLAAALWINLATWANAPVSTTHSIVGSVMGAAASAMGTAAVNWQTIATITLGWVISPVLGGVIAAAILFLIYDLIVYRPDKIAQARRWVPILIGMMAGCFSCYLSLKTSGMGFTIISDRAVLFGLVIGAIAWLVARPIVRQQALGLENRNQSLRKLFRMPLIGAAALLSFAHGANDVSNAIGPLAAIVHTVMSNDLHTRMTAPLWVVTIGALGISTGLLLFGPRLIRLVGTKITKLNPMRAYCVSLSSAITVITASKLGLPVSSTHIAIGAVFGLGFFREWYNRHSKRRLDYMLMKSAEWQRKAPKPSNADEVNRRRLVRRSHILTIMGAWLVTLPVSAGLAALIYRVMFALFR
- a CDS encoding DoxX family protein; its protein translation is MSNTNNAILLVARILLSFIFILSGFGKLTDPASTAGMITGAGLPAATALAYLAGAFELITGLSVLVGFQTKIVGWALALFCIFTGAVFHSGTVAVPGWPDAALGWINTLNGIMMMKNFTLAGAYILLATVGAGAYSLDARRGGKLAIA
- a CDS encoding FAD-linked oxidase C-terminal domain-containing protein; the protein is MADTIEFLKPDAGILDRRDRIVAELSAILPRERLIHKPRELVPFETDGFLAYRRQPLCVALPETTAQVAAVMQYCHRHKLPIVPRGAGTSLSGGAIPQEDAVVIGLSAMTRILDIDFMNRTAIVQAGVTNLAISEAVGPQGFFYAPDPSSQLACTIGGNIGMNSGGAHCLKYGVTTNNLLGVKMVLIDGTVIELGGKALDSSGYDLLGLICGSEGQLGIVTEATVRLLAKPEGARPVLFGFDSAEAAGTCVADIIGAGIVPVAMEFMDKPAIEICEAFAHAGYPMDVEALLIIEVEGSDAEMEAMLADICEIARRHGVKTIRESQSATEAALIWKGRKSAFGATGRIADYICMDGTVPLSQLAYVLKKTSEIIDRYGLRVANVFHAGDGNMHPLILYNINDPEDAAKAEAAGNEILKLCVDAGGCLTGEHGVGIEKRDLMHHQFSKDDLAQQMAVRAAFDPDWLLNPSKVFPLEGRA
- a CDS encoding glutathione binding-like protein gives rise to the protein MTDLSSFPITQRWPAQNSEVIQLYSLPTPNGVKVSIALEELELPYEAHLVTFSDNSQKSPEFVSLNPNGRIPAILDPHGPDGKPVGVFESGAILVYLAEKTGRLLPKDGPGRYSVLQWLFFQMGGVGPMFGQFGHFYKYAADKVANNSYPMERYRDETRRLLSVLEAELAHRPWLAGDEYSIADIATWPWVRCITAGYEAAEVIGLTNYPAVMDWAARGEARPASQKGLNIPPRPL
- a CDS encoding FAD-binding protein — translated: MSRVLVPQTEDEAGAIIAESAATGRTLAIKGGGTRSGFGNRLETDAILSSTGLSGIIAYNPAEMVLTAKAGTPMAEIEAAVTEKGQSLAFEPPDHRGLMGTTGEPTIGGAFSVNASGPRRFVAGAARDHLLGVRFVNGKGEAIKAGGRVMKNVTGLDLAKLLAGSHGTLGFLTEVTFKVLPRPRLTQTVVVSGLDDAAAAHAMAVALAMPVEVTGAAHLPELVRPRLIDGNLPDGPATVLRLEGLPASVRERTEKLLAVMERLGPASLLDEPQSLVLWREIRDVRPFTAMLAKPVWKVSVAPTAGHHLVAGLRLHAAIDAFYDWQGGLVWMQMEADTDADLVRAGIKALGGGHATLMRASEAQRVSVDAFEPEEAAVALLSKRLREKFDPSGVFSPGGIGAGLASQRAGSGR
- a CDS encoding DUF6880 family protein, encoding MAKKAAAKFDRAGLASLGAEKLAEILLDEASANKALKLRLQAALAGAAGSTKVLARIDKRLDQIEGSASGITANRARELSTELGGMMRTIGGELGDDPVAAAERMVRLMSVMLGMTHRLYDRSAKLEKLSEEIIAAAVSMIAALPEAGQVMLVPALEKVRAADKHHELGDVFSQVMAVLGTAAADSWKQLLEGALKNNRSPHHILQLLQDLAVKRQDFDEVIRLEEAKPELYQDSLVLAHLLFDAQRFEQALEWVRRKPKGMRVIRIGGMTAAAGPDYGVQERKLLEADILERLKRRGDAQDLRWQEFCETFEPDVLRTYIAKLDDFAEFEEMDKALDLVMNSKDAYKSLWFLIGWPKLDLAARLVIDHAQDWDGRQYELLSTAAEKLSEEQPEAATVLYRVLVSDILKRSASQAYHHAASYLVALADLVPRVSAINGQYDHVRFMQSLRLKHAKKYSFWMLLPEELR